TTCGTAGCGCTCCACGTTGCGGCGGCCCACCCAGTCCCAGTATTCCTTATACACGCGGCAGTAAGTAGAGTAGCCGTTGCGGTTGAACGACAGGTAGGCCACCGGCACCTCGCCCTTGGGCACGGCTGAGAGCAGCACGTCGTTGGAGGTTACCGCATCCTTTAGTAGGCCGCGGTAACCGAGCCTAGGAACCTCGGCCGTATCCACAAACAGGGCGTACAAATCCGTCAGGTGGGGCACGTTGGCCAAGCCGCACTGCTCGGCCGTGTAGCCCTGGCGGGTTAGCCACTTATCGGCTGGCATGGCCCCGGCCCCCACCGTCACGTAGCAGAAGTCCAGCACCGACTTGCGGGCCGGAGGCTCAGGGTTGTTGATTTTCTTATTGAGCCCCTTCGCCTTGCGAATCTGGGCTACGGCGTACTCGGCAAAGGTCTGGCGGCAGAGCTTGGACAGAAACTGCGCCGGCCGAAACGCCCGAAACAGCGGGTGCTCAAACCGGACGCAGTCGGCGGGTGAGCCCAGGATTTCCAGGGCTGTGGGGTTGTTTTTGAGCAGTAATTCCACAAACCGGCGCAGCTCGTAGAACACTTCGTCGTTGGTCGAGTTAGCTACCTGCGGTACGTAGTCGAGGCCGTAGTACAACTCCTCAGGCAGTACGAACACGCCTTTCAAATCGGTGTCGGAGTGGGGCAAATCGGTGCCGTAGGCCCGGCTGCCGCTCACGGCTTCGAAGAGTATCAGGTTGTGCTGGCGCAGGTAGTCGATGGTCAAGCCCGTTTCGCTCGGAGTCATAAGGGTAAGGGAAAGGAGCCAGCCAGCAGCTGTTGGAATACCTTGTTGAGTTCCGGCGTCGGGTCGGAACCGGTGGGCACGGGCAGCGTGTCGCGAGCCGCTTGGCAGGCGGCGTACTCCTGTTCCAGAAACTCGACCAGGGCTGCCGGCCGGGGTACGGTCGTTTTTTCGGTAGCCTGGGCTTTACGTTCCAGAAGCTCATCTACTTCCGGACTCAACGCCGCGGGCAGCAGCTCGCGCAGTCGGGTGAATTCTATCGGCGGCAACGCGTGCCGGGTCCTGATCCAGCGGGCGGCCAGGGCTGAGCGCAAGGCGTAAAACAGCCGCTTGAGCCGCACTGCTTCCCCGGTCAGGTCGGTTTCCAAACCCCGACGCACTAGCCCTAAGTAGTGGTGCAGCCCCGCCCGCAGATTGAACGTGCCCGCCAGCAGGGGCTGCACAGCCGGCAGAAACTCGGGTGCTGCGTAGTACACTGCCGGCGACTGTAGCCACTCAAACAGGGCTGCGTTGGAGCTGCGCAGTAGCTTCAGGGCCTTGCGCAAATCCCAGCCGGCCAAGTCCAGTTCCTCATCCACGGGAAAATTGAGCGTGTCGGGGCCGTCGTCGAGGGTGAGGTACCAGCCCGGCCGCCGCAGGTAGATAAAGCGCACGTCGTAGTCGGAGTCGGGGGAGGGGAAGCCCCAGGCCCGGCTGCCCGACTCGCAGGCGTACAGAATGCGGATGTCATGGTCAGCTTCAAGCCGGGTGAGGGCAGCGGCAATGCGGGTCTGCATGGGAGTTTAGTTGTTAGTTGCTTGTTGTCAGTTGTTAGTTCGTGCTGACCTCTGCTCCTAACAACTGACAACAAGCAACTAACAACTACCACCTACAGCCGCGGGTCGACGGCCTCACTTTCCAGGGCCAGCACCCCGAATACGCACTGGTGCACGGCCCGCAGCGGCTGCCCGGCCACGAACCGCTCCAACCCTTCCACGCCCAGGGTAAACTCGCGCAAGGCCAGGTTGCGCTTGGCTTTCACACCCCGCTCACGCAGGCGCTCCAGGTTGCCGGGTAGCAAATAATCAGGGCCGTAAATGATGCGCAGGTACTCCCGACCCCGGCACTTGAGAGCCGGCTGTACCAGGGTTTTTCCTTCGGGGATGAAGTCGTAGGGCTTCACCACCATGCCTTCCCCGCCGGCGGCCGTCAGGTTGGTCCACCACTGGGTGGCGGCTTCCACGTCGGCAATGTCGCCTAGGTGTACTACGCGGTAGGGCGTGGCCCGGAGCAGACTTTCGTCGGCCTGGCTCAAGGCACGGAGGGTTTCTATGTGCCAGGCGTGGTCTTTGTCGAAGTAGGTTTTGCCTTCGGTGGCGAGCAGGTGAAACGGGGCCAGGCGCAAATCGGCCAGGCTTTCCACCGGCCAGCAGTAGCGGCGGTAGGCTTCGGCGTAGTGCTGAGCGGCCGTTTGCCGGGCCGAGGTGCGGGCCAGCAGCGCCTCCACGCCGTCGAGGCCCCGGGTGGCGGCTTGGGTAAGCACGGCGGCAGCTTCGGGCAAAGCAGCGGTGGCTGCCGCAGCTACGGCGGCGTACTGATTTTTAATCAGCTCCTGGGCCTTGGCCGACCAGGGCAGCAGCTCGGCATCGAGGCAGAGCCAGTCGGTCTGAAACCGTTCCCAGAACCCGGCCGCCGTCAGGGCCGCCTGCAGCTTTTCCAGGAAGGCCGCTTCCAGCGCCGGGTCGTTGAAGAAGTTGCGGCCGGTGCGGGTGTAGACTTTGCCGGGACCTTCGCCTACCACGCCGAAGCGGCGCCGGGCGGCGTCTTCGCTCTGGGCCAACACCACTACTACCCGGCTGCCCATGTGCTTTTCCTCGCACACCACCCGACTCAGGCCCTGGCGGCGGAAGTAGTCGAAGGCTTCGGCCGGGTGCTCCAGCAAATCGGGCAAAGCGCTGGTTTCCGACGGGCTCATCGTGGGCGGCAGGTAGAGCAGCCACTTCGGGTTCAGGGCAAAGCGCGACATGACCTCCAGCGCGGCTGTGGCGTTTTCCTCCCGGATGGTCACCGAGGGCAGCAGGCGGGTTTTGATGATCTGCTTGCCTAGCACGTCGGTGATGTCGAGCAGTTCGTCGTGCTGCTGTTGGGCAGTTAGGTTGTTGGTTTCTGGTGCTTGATTGTTGGCTTCGGCCAACCGGCGCAGGTAATCCAGTGGGCGGACCGGCTCACAGTACACCTGGGCGGCGGGCACGGCCACCAATTCTCGCTCGGGGTAGCGCAAAGCCGTGAGGCGGCCGCCGAAGACGCAGCCAGTATCAATGTCGATGGTATTGTTGAGCCATTCGGGGTCGGGCACGGGCGTGTGGCCGTAGACCACCATGGCCCGGCCGCGGTACTCGGCGGCCCAGTTGTAGCGCACCGGCAGGCCGAATTCGTCGATTTCGCCGGTGGTTTCGCCAAACAGGGCAAAGGCCCGCACGGCGCCCGAGCCCCGGCCCTGCATTTCCTCCCGCATCCCGGCGTGGGCCACCACCAGCTTGCCGCCATCCAGCACGTAGTGGCTCACCAGCCCGTCCAAGAACTGCCGCACCTGGCTTTTGAACGTATCCGATTCCAGGGCCAGCTGGGCCACGGTTTCGGCAAAGCCGTGCTTCTCGTTGACCTGCTTGCCGTTGAGGTAGCGCAGCAGCTTGATGTCGTGGTTGCCGGGCACGCACAGGGCCTGTCCGCCCTGCACCATGCTCATGACCAGCCGCAACACCTGCGGGGAAGCCGGGCCCCGGTCCACCAAGTCACCCAGAAATAGGGCCCGGCGGCCTTTGGGAGCCGTCACGCGCACGCCCAGGTCGCGGGCGTCCTGAGTGGGCGCCGTTTCCACAGTATAGCCTAGCTTATCAAGCAGTTGCAGCAGCTCGTCGTAGCAGCCGTGCACGTCACCAATGATGTCGAAGGGGCCCGTATCCTGCTTGCGGTTGTTGTAAAGCGGGTCGCGCACGATGGTTTGCACGGCGTCGATTTCCTCAGTGCCGCGCAAATGGAAAATGTGGCGAAAGCCTTCCTGCTTGAGGGTTTTGAGGGAGCGGCGCAACTGCTGCCGCTGCTGCGGCACCACGTGCCGGCCCATGTGCTGCCGCTCGGCCCGGGCGCGGTTGCGGTCCTCGGCTACTCGGTCGGGCACGTCGAGGATGATGGCCGTGGGCAGCATGTGGTAGTCGCGGGCCAGCTGGACCAGGGTTTTGCGGGCTTCGGGCTGCACGTTGGTTGCATCCACCACGGTGAGCAGGCCGCGCTTGAGACGTAGACCTACCAGGTAGTGCAGCAGGGCAAAGGCATCGGGGGTAGCGGCCTGATCGTTTTCGTCATCCGACACCAGCGTCCGGCACTGGTCCGACGACACGATTTCGGAACCCCGGAACAGGCGGCGGGCAAAAGTAGACTTGCCCGCCCCGGACGTGCCGATGAGCAACACCAGGGAAAGTTCGGGCAGCTTAATATTCGTGTAGGGCATGGGGAAGGAGTACAGGCTTATTATTGCGCAGTTTTGCTAGTAATAAGGCTCAGTAAAAATGGGCAAACTCTGTTATTTCCAGTGCCTGCCAAATGAAACTATCAATCGAACGACTTATCAGAGAAGATGACATCAGTCCACTCTTCTGGGGGATGAACGAAACGGACCTCCTACGAATATGGCCGCACATGGCCAACGATATCCGGGAAGGTCGGCAGAGCAAAACTCCGCTTTTAAACCTGGATGAAGTCGAGCTCTATTTTACCAAGGATTATTACCAGGGTTTGAGCCAGCTGATTATCCAAGTATGGGCCATTGAACCAGCTGCCGAAACGCAGTATCTGGACTTTGGCTGGATCAACAATCGGGTAACTTTGGGAGCAGTCCGGAAGCTTTTAACCAGCCGGGGCTGGGAGTATGAAGAAGGACCAAACCCTGGCTATGCAGCGCCCTTGCTAATGGTTGAAAAGCGGGCAGCTTTCCTGTTTCAGAACGCTGAAGACGGCTACCTGCTAGAGAAAATCGTCATCTACAGTCCCGAAGATGCGCTCCGACGCTACCAGATTGCGCAGAATATGAAGCGGCTATAAATAATCCGCCCCGCCTGCTGATTGGCTTACCGCTCAAACACCGCTAGCTGCGAGGGAGCCCCGAATTCCGCCGCTTCCGGTCCCAGGGGCTCGACGCGCACGTGGTAGCCGTGGCGCTCGGCCACGCCCGTGGCCCACTCTGCAAACTGCGCCCGGCTCCACTCAAAGCGGTGGTCGGTGTGGCGGAAGTCGCCGGCTGAAAGCTGCTCGTAGCGCTGGTTATAGTCGGCATTGGGCGTAGTTACCAGTACAGCCCCGGGCTGGGCGCGGGCAAACACCACCTGCTCGAAGGCCGCCAGCCGGTTTTCGTCGAGGTGCTCTATGACCTCTACCACGGCGGCCGCGTCGTAGCCGGCCAGGCGCGGGTCGTGGTAGAGCACCGAGCCTTGCGCGAGAGTGAGCCGCTCGCGCTGCCGCGGCGGCATTTCGGCCACGTGCAACCGCTCCTGGGCCCGCTGCAGCTCCCGCATCGACACGTCCATGGCCAGAATAGATTCTACCTGGGGCAGCTTGAGCAGGCGGCGCACCAGCTTGCCTTCCCCGCAGCCCAGATCCAGCACGCGCTTGGCACCCAGGCGGCGAATTTCCTCGGCTACCCGGTCCAGGCGCACATCGTGGAGCTTCTGCTTTGCGGCGGCCGGCTCGGGTTGGTCGGGCGTCGGGAGTTCGGCTTCTCCGGAATTGTCCTCCGCTTCGGCCGCCAGCGGCAAAATGTCTTCCAGGGAGTCGTCCGCGGCGGCTTCGTCGCCGGCGAGCAGGCGTTCCAGGGTCGGGTTGACGTACTCGGCCAGGTTGCGCAGGTAGCGGCGGGTGATAAACTCCCGGTCGGGGTGCTGGGGCAGCCAGGCCGCGCCCCGGTGCAGCAGCTTCTCGGCCTCCTGAGCATTTACCCAGTAGTGCTTGTCGTTGTCGAGCACCGGAATCAGCACGTAGAGATGGCTGAGCAAGTCGCGCAGGCGCAGGGCCGAGTGACGCAGGCGCAGGGTGAAGTAGCGACTGTTACCCCAGTCGGGCACCGTCGGGTCCAGGACGTGGGCCTCGGTTTCGACTTCGTAGCCCAGGGGCGCAAACAGGCGCACGAGCTGCTCGGCGCTGGCCGCGGGCATCACGGCTACGGTAGCTTCCAGGGGCAGCAACACCTCGGGCAGCTCGGGGCGGTCCTTGCAGGTGCCGTTCATGGCCGTGTTAAAGGCCTTAATCAGGGCCGCACTCAGAAAGGACGAGGCCACGTAGGGCCGGTCGTTGACGTACTGCTCCAGGGCAAACCCTTCGCCGGCCGGCCCGCGGTGGTTGCGCACCAACGCCACGGGGTCAATATCGAGCAGCACGGCCGCCGTGCACCGCTCGGGTGTGGCTTCGGGGTAGAAAATATGCACCTGGCCACCGGCTACTTCCAGGGTTTGCAGGCGGGCCGGGTTCTTGTGCAGCAGGTAGCCCAAATCGGTGGCGGGCTGGTGGGTAGTAGTAATGGTAAGCAGCATCTAGTTCGGATAAAGCAGAAAGAATGAGGCTGTAATCAAAGGTAGACGGCATTTGCCCAAATGCGGCTAGCCGCGCAGCAGTCAGTTTTGCTATACCTGCTTTGGTAAGGCCGCCCGCTACCTTATTCGCCGCCGTGCGCGGGCTGCGGGCGGCTGGTGGTAAGCGTTGAGCCCGCGCTGGCCACCACAATGAAAAGTACCGCCAGCCATTGGGCAACGGTCAGGTTTTCGCCCAGCAGCAGCCAGCCAGAAAGGGCGGCGGCGGCCGGTTCCAGGCTCATCAGGATGCTGAAGGTACGCGTGGGCATGGTGCGCAAAGCCTGCATTTCCAGTGAAAAGGGCAGCACGCTGGAAAACAGGGCCAACAAACCCGCCAACAGCAGCAAATGCGGCGTCAGGGCCAGCAGGCCGCCGCTGCCTACCCCAAACGGCAGCACCGGCAAGGCCGCAAACAGCATGCCCACCGTCACGGCTACCGGGCCCGGCAGAGCTGCTGCCGTGCGCTGCCCCAGCACGATATACACCGCCCAGCACCCACCGGCGGCCAGCGCCAGAACCATGCCCAGCAAGTCGATTCCCTGCCCGCCCCAGGGCGCAATCAGAGCAATGCCGGCCGCGGCCAGCGCCACCCACACAAAGTCGAACCAGCGCCGCGAACCCGCCAGGGCCAGACTCAGCGGTCCAATAAACTCCAGTGTAACGCCTAAACCCAGCGGAATCCGGGCCAGGGCCTCATAAAACAGGAAGTTCATCGTGCCCAGCGCCAGTCCGTAGGGAATTACCTCGCGCCACTGGGCCGCGCGCAGCTGCCCCAGCTTCGGCCGAACTACCACCAGCAGCACCACCGCCGATAAGCCGATCCGTAGGCTAGCAGCCGTAGCCGGCCCGAGCACTGGAAATAGGCCCTTGGCAATAGCCGCTCCGGCCTGCACGCTTACAATGGCGAGCAACACGGCGGGCAAGGGCGGAAGAGTAAAGCGGGAGGAATTGTTCATCTAAGCCTGACTGCCCCGGCTACTTCACCCGGGGCGGCTGCAAAAGTGGACATTTCCCGGGCCGCAACCCAGGCCCAGGCCGCTATTTCACGACCAGGCTGCCGCGCAGCATGCCCATGCCACAGGTAAACTCAAACCGGCCGGCCTGCTGGGGCAGCAGCTCCACCAGCGTCGTCTGGAAGGCGGGCAGCTCCCGGCGAATGCTGAAATCCGGAATCAGGAGCTCCTCGGAGCAGCTGTTGTCCTCGGCACGGTAGAAGCTCAGCTGCACGGGCTGACCCCACTCCACCTCTATTACGTCGGGCGAGTACCCTCCCTTGACGGTAATGGCTACCGCCTGGATACCGCCCGAGCCGGACACGGCAGTCGTGATATGGCGGGTCGAAAAGAAGAAGTACCAGATGACATACGCAGCCAGGCCCAGCCCGCCCAGCGTAACAAGAATTTCGGTAGTATCCATGAGGGTTCCAGAGAAGTTATACATGCGGTACGCAACCGGTTGAATGCGGCGCGACGCTCTGCTTCGCGCTACACCATTCTGAGAAGCTGCTTGAGCTTCATAGGAGGTATTTTGCGCACCAAGTGACAGCGTCAGTATGCACGATTTTCCATTTTGCCTGAAGCGTCAGCCAGTTGCCATGACGTTCAGTCTGGCGATAACCCTACCGGGCCGTAAAGCCGCGCAGACGCAGGGAGTTGGTTAGCACCGATACCGAGCTCAGGGCCATGGCCCCAGCCGCCAGCATGGGCGAAAGCAGCCAGCCAAAGACCGGGTAAAGCAGACCGGCTGCCACGGGGATGCCTAGCGTGTTGTAGATAAAGGCGAAAAACAGGTTCTGGCGAATAACGCGAATCGTTTGCCGGCTCAGGGCAATAGCCGTAACCACGCCCTGCAAATCGGAGCGCATGAGGGTGATGCCGGCCGCTTCCATGGCCACGTCGGTACCCGCGCCGATGGCCAGCCCGATGTCGGCTAGGGCCAGGGCCGGCGCGTCGTTGATACCGTCGCCGACCATAGCCACAGTGCGGCCTTCGGCCTGCAGCTCCAGCACTTTACTGGCCTTGTCCTGGGGCAAGACTTCGGCAAAGTAGCGCGTGATGCCCACTTGCCCGGCCACGGCGGCGGCCGTTTGCGGGTTGTCGCCGGTCATCATCACCACCTCGATGCCTTGCTGTTGCAGTTGCCGGATAGCTGCGGCGGAAGTGTCGCGCACGGTATCGGCCACGGCCAGCACGCCCACGCCCTGGCCGTCTATGGCCACGTAAAGCACGGTTTTGGCCTGGCTGAGCAGCTGCTGGGCGTGCGTTTCTAATTCCGGCGTTAGCGCAATTGCTTCTGCAGTTAGCAGGCGGCGGTTGCCGATGAGCACCGTTTGGCCCTCAACCGTGGCGGCGGCGCCGTGGCCGGCTACGGCCCGGAAGTCGGTGGCGGGTAGCGCGGTGTAGTGCTGGGCATCGGCGTAGCGGACAACGGCGGCCGCCAGCGGATGTTCACTTTGCCGCTCCACGGCGGCTACCAGCTGCAGCAGGCGGGCTGCGTCCTGGCCGGGCGCGGCCGCAAAGTCCGTCACGGCAGGCTCCCCACGGGTGATGGTGCCGGTTTTGTCGAGCAGCACCGTGTTGACCTGGTAGGCTTTTTCCAGGGCTTCGGCCGAGCGAATAAGTACGCCGTGCTCGGCACCCTTGCCGGTACTGACCATGATGGCCGTGGGTGTGGCCAGGCCCAGGGCGCAGGGGCAGGCAATGATGAGCACGGCCACGAAGTTGACCAAGGCCAGCGGCAAACGGCTTTCCACCGGAGCCAAATCAAACCAGAGCACAAAGGTCAGAATGGCAATGACAATGACCGTGGGCACGAAGATGGCGCTGACTTTATCGGCCAGGCGCTGAATCGGGGCCCGGCTGCCCTGGGCGTCTTCCACCAGCTTCACAATCTGGGCCAGCATCGTGTCGGCCCCCACTTTGGTAACGCGGAAGCGGAAGGAGCCGGTTTTGTTGAGTGTGGCCCCAAAAACCGGGTCGCCCGGCTGCTTTTCCACCGGCAGACTTTCCCCGGTCAGCATGGCCTCGTCCACGGCTGAGGTGCCTTCCAGCAGCACGCCGTCGGTAGCCACTTTCTCGCCCGGGCGCACTACTATCACGTCATGAAGCTGCACCTGCTCGATGGGTACGTCGATTTCCTGGCCGCCGGGGCGCACCACCCGGGCCGTTTTGGCCTGCAAGCCCAGCAGGGTTTTAATAGCGGCTGAAGTTTGGGTTTTGGCCCGTTGCTCCAGCACCTTGCCCAGCAGAATCAGGGCAATGATGGTGGCCGTGGTGTCGTAATAGACTTCGGGCATCAGGCCCCGGTTCGTAAACCAGCCCGGCGCCACGGTGGCGGCCAGGCTGTAGAGAAACGCGGCCCCAGTGCCCACCGCAATCAGGGTATCCATGTTGGCGGCGCGGTGGCGAAAGCCGTTCCAGGCCGAGGCGTAAAACTCCCGCCCACTGTAGAGCAGCACCGGCAGCGTGAGCAGCAGCAGCAGGTAGTTGAGTGTTTGCATATTGATGCGCTGCATCAGGGCAGGCCAGAGCATGAGCATACTCAGCGGCATAATTACCACCGACAAACCCACGGCCACCCAGAACCGGCGCTTAAGCTGCTGGTAGGCTTGCGCTTTCTGCTTGTCAATGGCGGCCTGGCGGTCGGCGGCGCTGGTGTCCGGGGCGCGCTCGGTCACGCCGTAGCCGGCTTTTACCACGGCTTCTTTGAGGGTATTGGGGGAGGCCTGGTCGGGCAAGTACTGCACGGTGGCCTTTTCGGTGGCATAATTCACCAAGGCACTCTGCACGCCGGGTGTGCGGGTCAGGGACTTCTCCACGAAGGCTGCGCAGGAGGCGCAGGTCATGCCTTCGATGTCGAGAGTCGTGGTTTCGGGAGCGGAAGTATTCATAGCAACACAGCTAAATCAAAGTGGGAAAGGGCCCGGTGGCCGCCGGGAGCGGCTTGCCTCGGGACCATACAAAGGAACAAGGCCGCCGGGCGGAAGTTGGTACGGAATCCTGCCAGAATCTTGCATAATTTGTATAGGGCCCACGGCAGTCGACTTACATAATTGCGCTGCATACTTGCAGAATATTGGTCGGCCTGGTTTCGCTAAACCAGGGGAGAAGCAGCCACCAGTTTCCTCCTAGCGTCTTTTTCCAGCCTTTTCACCGCCGGTCTTCCGTACCCAATGGAACCCTTTGCCGGTTTTGGTAGTAAAGAATGAGCCGCCGACTTTCGCCGCTGGTTTTCTACTTTTGCGGGAGCGTAGTGCCTCGTTTGTTGCCCGTCATGTTTCGTAGCCTGTTCCCTTTGCGCCGTTTGCTGGCGACGACCTTTCTGGTCGTCTTCGTCAACGTGTTCGTGGGGCAGTGCTGGTGCGCGACGCTCACCGCACCGGCTGCCCGCGCCGCTCAGCCGGCCCCGTGCCATACTGCGCCGGTGCCGGTTGCTAAGCCCAGCTGCCACGGCCACGCCAAAGCCAGCGGCCCGCAAAAAGCCCACAAAGCCCCGGCCCACGCCCCAGCCGGCAAGCACGATTGCTGCAAAGACAAGTCGGCTTCGCTGCTCTCGGCCCTGACTAAGCCGAACGACAAGGGCTTTGCTATGCCCACCCCGGCCTTGCTGCCGGCCGTGCAGGACTTCCACTTCCGGCCCGCCGCCGGCCAGTGGGATGTTGCAGGCAACGTCGTGCTCGTACCTGGGCACTACTTGCCCCCCAAAATCCCCGATATCCGCATTTTCATCCAGTCCCTGACGGTCTGAGTGCTTTGTTGCGCCCCGGTTCGTACCCGCATGGCCTTGCTATGTCCGGGGCGGGCCGGGGCGCGGCTGTGTAGCGGGCTTTTGCCGCTTGTCCGGGTCTGAATTGGCCCCGGCCTGCCGCCGGCCCCGAAACCCTTTGCTGCTTCGAAACATGGTTGGCCACGCTAGCCAACTGCTAGCGCCCTGAGCGCCTTGCCGGCCCCACCTGGGCCGCTTCATCTCCCTTTTTTCTTCTGACTATGAACCGCGTATTTCTTTCTGCGCTGGCTGCGGCCGGCTTGTTTTTCCTGGCTAGCTGCTCCTCCGATTCGGCCAGCAGCACTGCTACTTCTGAGGCCACACCTACTGCGGCTGGTGCCGAGCACGCCGGGGCGCACACCTATTCCTGCCCGATGCACCCCGAGGTCATCAGCGACAAACCGGGCAGCTGCCCCAAGTGCGGCATGAACCTAGAACACACCGACAAGGCCGACAACGGCAAAACCTACCAGATGCAGCTGACGGCCACACCTGCCCAGCCCGCCGCCGGGCAGCCGGTGCAGCTGGCTTTCACGCCCCAGGAGGTAGGCAACGAGAAAGCCCCAGTACCGCTGGCCGTGGTTCACGAGAAGAAGATGCACCTGATTATCGTTAGCAAGGACCTCTCGCAGTTTTACCACGAACACCCCGAATTTACGGCCCAGGGTAATTACCGCGTGCCTTTCACCTTCGCCAAAGGCGGCGATTACGTGCTGTTTCAAGACTACACGCCCGACGGCAGCGGCCACCAGCTTGGCCGCCAGTCCCTCACGGTGAGCGGGCCGAAATACACGCCCGTCACGTTCAGTAAAGACCAGATGCAGTGGCGCGGGCAGGGCTATCAGGCCACGCTTTCTTTCGACAAAGGCCTGAAAGTGGGCCAGCTGCTGGGCATGAAAATCAACCTGGCCAAGGACGGGCAGCCGGTGACGAATCTGGACAACTACCTCGGGGCTTTGGGCCACGTGGTGGTCATCAGTGAGGACACTGAAAAGTACCTGCACGTGCACCCCAACGACCAGGCCGACAAAGGTCCCACCATCGGCTTCAACACCACTTTCGAAGCGCCCGGCCTCTACCGCGTCTTCCTGCAGTTCAACCACGGCGGGCAGATTCATACCGCCGACTTCACCATCAACGTGGCGGCCTAAGCCCGGCTTTTCTCCCTCTTTACTTTCTCCAATACCCATGAAAACCTCCGCTTTCTTCCTCGCTGCCCTGTCGGCTGGTACCCTCTTGCTCAGCAGCTGCGGCAACAACCAATCGGCCGAAACCAGCACTACCGCCGGTACCGCGGCCGCCGCTGATTCGGCTGCCGGTGCCGGCCACTCGGCCATGCACCACGGCGCGGCCGCCCCCGACATGATGGGGCTGATGCACGGCATGATGAAAAACATGGACAACCTGCCGGCCGCCGGCAACACCGACCACGACTTTGCCCACATGATGATGGCCCACCACAAGGGGGCCGTCGAAATGTCGGCTCTGGAGCTCAAGGAAGGCAAAGACGCCACCCTGCGGGCTATGGCCGAGAAAATCAACGCCGACCAGCAGCAGGAAATTCTGGCGCTGGAGGAATTTGCCACCCGCCTCGACGGCGCCCCGGCCAACTACAAGCCCGAAGACCCCGCTGACCCTTTCACCAGCCAGATGAAGGCCTCCATGGACGGGATGATGACCAACATGGGCCCGGCCAGCGGCAACGTCGACCAGGATTATGCTGCCCTGATGATACCGCACCACCAGAGCGCCGTGGAGATGGCCAAGGCGGAGCTGGCCCACGGCCGCGACACCAAGCTCAAGCAACTGGCCCAGCAGATGATTACGGCCCAGGAGCAGGAAATCAAGCAGTTCAAGGCCTGGCAGACCAAAAACGGCGGGGAAACCAAGCCCGCCGCGGCCATTTACGAGTGCCCCATGGGCGACAGTGCGCCCAGCAACTCCCCCGGCAAGTGCCCTAAGTGCGGCATGAACCTGGAGAAAAAAGCCTAGTCCGGCGCCTGGTGGCACGGAGCTTTGCTTTGCGCATCGTGGCACGACGAGCAATGGTGCCTTGCTATTAATGATTGTGCGGCGATGCGTGAAGCAGAGCTTCGCACTACTCTCCCGCTAAGGCCGCGCCGCCTTTGTTTCCACACTTTCCAATGAACACACTTCGAATCGGCCACTTACTGCTCGGGCTGCTGGGTGCCGGCGCGCTCCGGGCCCAGCAGGTAGTGGTGCGCCTCGACAGCGCCGAGCAGCAAGCCCTGCGGCAGCACCCGCGCCTGCGCCAATCGGCCGAGGAAATAGCCGAGCAGCGCGCCCTGAAGCGCGGCTCCTTCGCCCCGGCCAACCCCGACTTTCTGCTTTCGGCCCCCACGGGGGAACGGTGG
Above is a genomic segment from Hymenobacter cellulosivorans containing:
- a CDS encoding cupredoxin domain-containing protein, which gives rise to MDTTEILVTLGGLGLAAYVIWYFFFSTRHITTAVSGSGGIQAVAITVKGGYSPDVIEVEWGQPVQLSFYRAEDNSCSEELLIPDFSIRRELPAFQTTLVELLPQQAGRFEFTCGMGMLRGSLVVK
- a CDS encoding heavy metal translocating P-type ATPase codes for the protein MNTSAPETTTLDIEGMTCASCAAFVEKSLTRTPGVQSALVNYATEKATVQYLPDQASPNTLKEAVVKAGYGVTERAPDTSAADRQAAIDKQKAQAYQQLKRRFWVAVGLSVVIMPLSMLMLWPALMQRINMQTLNYLLLLLTLPVLLYSGREFYASAWNGFRHRAANMDTLIAVGTGAAFLYSLAATVAPGWFTNRGLMPEVYYDTTATIIALILLGKVLEQRAKTQTSAAIKTLLGLQAKTARVVRPGGQEIDVPIEQVQLHDVIVVRPGEKVATDGVLLEGTSAVDEAMLTGESLPVEKQPGDPVFGATLNKTGSFRFRVTKVGADTMLAQIVKLVEDAQGSRAPIQRLADKVSAIFVPTVIVIAILTFVLWFDLAPVESRLPLALVNFVAVLIIACPCALGLATPTAIMVSTGKGAEHGVLIRSAEALEKAYQVNTVLLDKTGTITRGEPAVTDFAAAPGQDAARLLQLVAAVERQSEHPLAAAVVRYADAQHYTALPATDFRAVAGHGAAATVEGQTVLIGNRRLLTAEAIALTPELETHAQQLLSQAKTVLYVAIDGQGVGVLAVADTVRDTSAAAIRQLQQQGIEVVMMTGDNPQTAAAVAGQVGITRYFAEVLPQDKASKVLELQAEGRTVAMVGDGINDAPALALADIGLAIGAGTDVAMEAAGITLMRSDLQGVVTAIALSRQTIRVIRQNLFFAFIYNTLGIPVAAGLLYPVFGWLLSPMLAAGAMALSSVSVLTNSLRLRGFTAR
- a CDS encoding heavy metal-binding domain-containing protein → MNRVFLSALAAAGLFFLASCSSDSASSTATSEATPTAAGAEHAGAHTYSCPMHPEVISDKPGSCPKCGMNLEHTDKADNGKTYQMQLTATPAQPAAGQPVQLAFTPQEVGNEKAPVPLAVVHEKKMHLIIVSKDLSQFYHEHPEFTAQGNYRVPFTFAKGGDYVLFQDYTPDGSGHQLGRQSLTVSGPKYTPVTFSKDQMQWRGQGYQATLSFDKGLKVGQLLGMKINLAKDGQPVTNLDNYLGALGHVVVISEDTEKYLHVHPNDQADKGPTIGFNTTFEAPGLYRVFLQFNHGGQIHTADFTINVAA
- a CDS encoding DUF305 domain-containing protein, with protein sequence MKTSAFFLAALSAGTLLLSSCGNNQSAETSTTAGTAAAADSAAGAGHSAMHHGAAAPDMMGLMHGMMKNMDNLPAAGNTDHDFAHMMMAHHKGAVEMSALELKEGKDATLRAMAEKINADQQQEILALEEFATRLDGAPANYKPEDPADPFTSQMKASMDGMMTNMGPASGNVDQDYAALMIPHHQSAVEMAKAELAHGRDTKLKQLAQQMITAQEQEIKQFKAWQTKNGGETKPAAAIYECPMGDSAPSNSPGKCPKCGMNLEKKA